The following are from one region of the Scylla paramamosain isolate STU-SP2022 chromosome 23, ASM3559412v1, whole genome shotgun sequence genome:
- the LOC135112263 gene encoding uncharacterized protein LOC135112263 isoform X5 yields MDRGWCAGYMYQEQISTFFSVVATGMTYEMAMTSMPLQVLHLHLPHSPSSEAVVLLIFPKPQRYDTYVDGVFVPPANLNTSAAGYKLLPENPTHPQAFLPMLDNAMGTSFFQRSAKLVHVVLCEGHILDIKTTPMITLTSGLMVKEDEFYEQNVVLNLASLFEVSPDNIRVISVMQELSKRQQGRLEAEVASAHTTSLNGEEEEGAIGGEVIPYKKLVQSLEKAVNRFQDGSCSNCASLSW; encoded by the exons atggacagaggcTGGTGTGCTGGCTACATGTATCAGGAGCAAATCTCAACCTTCTTCTCTGTTGTGGCAACAGGGATGACATATGAGATGGCCATGACCAGCATGCCCCTTCAG GTGCTACATCTGCACCTGCCACACAGTCCATCCTCTGAGGCCGTTGTCCTGCTCATCTTCCCAAAGCCTCAGCGTTATGACACCTATGTGGATGGTGTCTTTGTTCCCCCAGCCAACCTCAACACCTCTGCAGCCGGCTACAAGCTGTTGCCTGAGAACCCCACCCATCCTCAGGCTTTCCTTCCCATGTTGGACAAT GCAATGGGGACCAGCTTCTTCCAGCGCAGTGCTAAGTTGGTCCATGTGGTGCTGTGCGAAGGCCACATCCTTGACATCAAGACCACACCCATGATCACCCTCACCAGTGGCCtcatggtgaaggaagatgagtttTATGAGCAGAACGTGGTGTTGAATCTGGCCAGCCTGTTTGAGGTATCCCCAGACAACATCAGGGTCATCAGTGTTATGCAGGAGCTCTCCAAGAGACAACAGGGAAGGCTGGAG GCTGAAGTGGCCAGCGCTCACACTACAAGCCTgaatggcgaggaggaggagggagcaattggtggggaggtgattcccTACAAGAAGCTGGTGCAGAGTCTGGAGAAGGCCGTCAATAGATTCCAGGATGGATCATGCAGcaactgtgcctctctctcttg gtGA